The following DNA comes from Candidatus Neomarinimicrobiota bacterium.
AGTAGTTAGCCCAAATCTGTCTCCTTTGTTCTGAAACGCTGCATGTCAATCTGATAGGGCCGACCTCACTTCCCGTAGATCAGATACTTCTCGCGCTGCTTCTCGAATTGATCCCGGTCGTGCGCATAGGTGGAAGCATGGGCGCGGATGTCGCGGCCGTCTTCGATGTAGCGGCGCAACGCATCCGAACCCCACAAGCGATCGAAATGCCTCTGGTGTTGCCACTTGAACTGCTGAGGGTAATGCTCCCGGATGGTGTGAATCATCACTACACCGGTCTGGATAGGCTGAAAGATCTCCCGGTCGGTGATTGTCAGCCGCACCCCGCCGCAGGCCTGATCCTGAAACTTGGGATAGGCGGCTCCCTCGATAGATCGTGGAGTATAAACGATATCCTCGAATACAACGCCCGGCAGATGATAATCGTTCAGCATGCCCGCCAACCCTTCCTCGATCCAGGGCGCTCCGCAGATAAGGAAGGGCTCGTAGGTTCCTCTCCCCTCTGATACATTTGTCCCCTCGAACAGGCAAGTGCCCAGGTATGCCAGGGCCGTCTCCGGATTCGGCATGTTGGGGGATGATTTAACCCACTCCAGCCCGGTCTCGTCCCACCACATATCACGTTCCCAATTCAGCACCGGTACTACGGTCAAGTCGGCGTGCAGGCCATCACTCAGCCACCCCTCCTCGTTGATCATGATCGCCAGCTCCCCCAGCGTCATACCATGGCGGATGGTTACCGGGTGCCTACCCACGAAGGAGGCATACGCCGTGTCCAGGTTGGGACCATCGACGATGTCACCTCGTATGGGATTGGGTCGATCCAGCACCCAGATGGGAATACTGTCCTGGGCGC
Coding sequences within:
- a CDS encoding exo-beta-N-acetylmuramidase NamZ domain-containing protein; its protein translation is MQLRIITPAGLSVLLLIALTSCDSTSRATWRYSQVYEPANPTQQFTTTVFALDVLENDAFAPLQGKSVAVLTNQSGVDRKGDHILDLIAQAEGVELKAIFAPEHGLMGKASAGEKVADTEDTSTGVKVYSLYGATLKPTPEQLAGVDIVLIYTQHSGARYYTGPSTMTLVMEACAQDSIPIWVLDRPNPIRGDIVDGPNLDTAYASFVGRHPVTIRHGMTLGELAIMINEEGWLSDGLHADLTVVPVLNWERDMWWDETGLEWVKSSPNMPNPETALAYLGTCLFEGTNVSEGRGTYEPFLICGAPWIEEGLAGMLNDYHLPGVVFEDIVYTPRSIEGAAYPKFQDQACGGVRLTITDREIFQPIQTGVVMIHTIREHYPQQFKWQHQRHFDRLWGSDALRRYIEDGRDIRAHASTYAHDRDQFEKQREKYLIYGK